The DNA sequence GCTGACGAAAATCTTGCCTTCCAGGACGCGCCGGATACCCGCAATGACGTGCTGGCCGGCTTCCGCTTTCATGATGTACCCAAGTGCGCCGGCCTTTAAGGCCCGCAAAGCATAAAGCGATTCGTCGTGGACCGATAAGACCAGGATGGGCAACCGGGGCACCTCCGCCTTCATCAACTTGACGAGTTCGATACCGTTCGTGCCTCGCAACGAAACATCCAGAATGGCCATGTCCGGCTTCAGGCGCCGCATCTGCTCCAGCGCAGTCGGCGCGGAGTCGGCATGGCCGCAAACCACAAGGTCAGGCTGGCTTTGGATCAGGTCAGCCAAGCCGTGCCGGAAGATCGGGTGATCGTCGACGACGAGAATCTGCTTTTTTTGCAATTCCGGTGCAGTGGCTGGGCTTTCAGCAGTAGGATTCGAATGCATCAGAGTCTTGCGGTGATTCAGTTTTTGGAAAGCCGGTCGCCTGACGGATAAGCCGGCTGGAAGTTCAATGCCGTCTGGATATCGGTGAAAAGCGACTGCAGGAGCGTTGAAATCGCCGTCACCTCTTTTGAGTTCGCCACGGCATCTCCTTCGAGCTTGCCGCGGAGCATCTCCACGGCGAAGGTCGCGGCCATCACTTGCTGGCTGACGGTGTCGTGAAAGGTTTGTTTCAAATGATCGTGGGTCGTCTGCTGGCCGACGAGGACTCCCCTCACAAAAGCGTCTGCTTCCTGATCCATGGCAAAAGTATTCAGGATGAGCAACGCGGATTGTTCGTCCCTTCGAAAAGTCTGGCCCGTTACCCCGGGGACGATGGCGGGATGGACGAGTTGGCATGGTTGGTGGGATGAGGTTGCCTCGCCATCCCCGGCCGCAGGCACCGGTCGAATGATCTCGCCGGACCGCAACTGTTCAAGTTGCGAAGCCGTCACCCCAAGAGCTTTTTCGAAGCTCTTATTCCATGTCACGAACCGGTCCCGGCTTTCGTCCACGACGGCGGCCGGTATCCTGAACTGACCGAGGGCAGTACAGACCGCCCGTACCTCTGGTGCTACTTGCATTAACCTTCGTGCCGAATCCTTCTGGCGCTACTCAAAATACACTCTGCTCCCCGGACGTATTATAAAAACCGATTGGCGGGTTGTCATGGAAAACTTGGCCGAGTGGATGTACGCAGCCGCTTGCGGCCTTGGACGTCCGTGATAATGCCCAGCAACTCATTTACGCGGTGTTCACAGGTGTGCCGGTCCCGGATGGTCTTCAAGCCATGCCGGCGCAACCCTTCGGCCACTGTTTTTGACCGGCGAAGTTCCTCCAGCTGGGCCACCATCTCAGCGCCGTCCTTTGCCGTCAGGAAGTCTTTCCCCGGAGAAAACAGCCCCTCGTCATCCGGCCAGGGCGCACTGACCAGGGGAATCCCGCACGCCAATGCCTCAAACGGGCGGATGGTCGGGATACCCGGCAATTGCCTTACGTATGGACCTCGCGGAATGTGCACGGTGAACCGGAACTGAGCAAACGTTTCCGGCACCCGGTAATTCGGCATCCAGCCGCCGTAATGGATCGCCGCATCGCTCAGGGCTCGTTGCGCCGGTTCAGGGTAGCGCACGCCGTAAACCGTCGCGCTTAAGCGTAGCTGCTTCACGGGCTCGATCAGAAATTCGAAGATCTCCCGGGTCCGCTCGTCGTCACCCCAATTACCGATCCAGACCAGGTCACGCTGTTCACCCGGATGAGGCAGGGGCCGGAAACGGCGCACATCGGCGGCCTCATGCCAGATCCAGACCCGATCTGTCTTCGCCTCGTAGAGCCGGGCCAGTGAGCGCCCGTAGGCCAGCACGCCGTCGAATCCGGCCAGGTCAAGCCGTGCAAAATACTCCGGATCCGACGCAGCCCGATGGTGGGTGTCGTGGAATAGAAGCACGGATTGCGGGTTGGAGGCTGCATAGGCCGCCGTTTCCCGCAGGAGTTCCGGCGGGTTCCATTCATGCACCACGATCGCATCGGTCCCGGCGCACATCGACGGGAGGTCGAGCGCCCGGTACCGCTCGCTGTGCAGCCCGGGGTAAGCCTTGTGAAACCCT is a window from the Verrucomicrobiota bacterium genome containing:
- a CDS encoding response regulator transcription factor, which produces MHSNPTAESPATAPELQKKQILVVDDHPIFRHGLADLIQSQPDLVVCGHADSAPTALEQMRRLKPDMAILDVSLRGTNGIELVKLMKAEVPRLPILVLSVHDESLYALRALKAGALGYIMKAEAGQHVIAGIRRVLEGKIFVSPKFSEQLIFKAIHSIETGDGSPVDQLSDRELEVLELLGKGHNTRSVARLLNLSVKTIETHRAHIKEKLGFKDASEMVRFAIDWVSQQEPS
- a CDS encoding glycosyltransferase, whose protein sequence is MNLAFFVHSLISDWNNGHAHFYRGIISELLSRGHAVRVFELADAWSVASLQASEGEAGLEGFHKAYPGLHSERYRALDLPSMCAGTDAIVVHEWNPPELLRETAAYAASNPQSVLLFHDTHHRAASDPEYFARLDLAGFDGVLAYGRSLARLYEAKTDRVWIWHEAADVRRFRPLPHPGEQRDLVWIGNWGDDERTREIFEFLIEPVKQLRLSATVYGVRYPEPAQRALSDAAIHYGGWMPNYRVPETFAQFRFTVHIPRGPYVRQLPGIPTIRPFEALACGIPLVSAPWPDDEGLFSPGKDFLTAKDGAEMVAQLEELRRSKTVAEGLRRHGLKTIRDRHTCEHRVNELLGIITDVQGRKRLRTSTRPSFP